One segment of Nocardioides sp. QY071 DNA contains the following:
- a CDS encoding SRPBCC family protein codes for MPVVQSRIRVPVPPEVAFAVSQTTGPVRRRWDVFIREQHFLDGATEAATDVRTFTRQRLGPSMVSRYVSYAPPRNVGMVMERGPWFFERLGAGWRFEADGEGTVATWKYSFTCRPRLLAPLAERIGRVLLGREIRARIAGFARGCEDPVVLAAIRSAEEG; via the coding sequence GTGCCCGTCGTCCAGTCCCGGATCCGCGTCCCGGTCCCACCGGAGGTCGCCTTCGCGGTCTCCCAGACCACGGGCCCGGTGCGCCGCCGATGGGACGTGTTCATCCGCGAGCAGCACTTCCTCGACGGGGCCACCGAGGCGGCCACGGACGTGCGGACGTTCACGCGGCAGCGCCTGGGGCCTTCCATGGTCAGCCGCTACGTCTCCTACGCGCCGCCCCGCAACGTCGGCATGGTGATGGAGCGTGGTCCCTGGTTCTTCGAGCGGCTCGGCGCGGGCTGGCGCTTCGAGGCCGACGGTGAGGGGACCGTCGCGACCTGGAAGTACAGCTTCACCTGCCGGCCGCGGCTCCTCGCGCCGCTCGCGGAGCGGATCGGCCGGGTCCTGCTCGGCAGGGAGATCCGGGCCCGGATCGCGGGCTTCGCCCGTGGCTGCGAGGACCCGGTGGTGCTGGCGGCGATCCGGTCGGCCGAGGAGGGCTGA
- a CDS encoding HAMP domain-containing sensor histidine kinase, whose amino-acid sequence MATSWGLAMGPGPDGRWHYRRSLASRVIWLTTIAVGMSVALVAVGAYITARVQMQDTLDNALVDRADKAAASDTLLQAGSQGIPSWALGAGDVRIAILDYNERTLRILDRGPTLELGRSELEVAQGKRDQSLRTIVLGGERYRVVAVPTQQSGLALIIAQPLADQDLTLRRLGWVTVAFGFFGVLAAGLAGWAVASNGLRPVRRLSASVEEIARTEDFTPLAIEGDDEVARLATAFNHLLVALDASRIRQRQLIADASHELRTPLTALRTNIDLLTMTARSADGFGGLPPDARDELLDDVRAQIEELTTLIGDLTELARDEPMPVQVEPVDLADVVDHAVQRVRRRAPGLEFEVFTRPWWVIGEAAELERAVTNLLDNAAKWSPERALVTVRLSDGVLTVDDQGPGIAEGDRTRIFDRFWRSDDARTMPGSGLGLAIVRQVAERHSGSVQATANASGGARLVLKLPGRENNPHA is encoded by the coding sequence GTGGCGACGTCCTGGGGCCTCGCGATGGGCCCCGGCCCGGACGGGCGTTGGCACTACCGCCGCTCGCTGGCGAGCCGGGTCATCTGGCTGACGACGATCGCGGTCGGCATGTCGGTGGCCCTCGTGGCCGTCGGTGCCTACATCACCGCGCGGGTGCAGATGCAGGACACCCTGGACAACGCGCTCGTCGACCGCGCCGACAAGGCGGCCGCGTCCGACACCCTCCTGCAGGCCGGCTCGCAGGGCATCCCCTCCTGGGCCCTCGGCGCCGGCGACGTCCGGATCGCCATCCTCGACTACAACGAGCGCACCCTGCGGATCCTCGACCGCGGCCCCACCCTGGAGCTGGGCAGGTCCGAGCTCGAGGTGGCACAGGGCAAGCGGGACCAGAGCCTGCGGACCATCGTCCTCGGCGGCGAGCGCTACCGCGTGGTCGCCGTACCCACCCAGCAGAGCGGGCTGGCCCTGATCATCGCCCAGCCGCTCGCCGACCAGGACCTCACGCTGCGCCGGCTCGGCTGGGTGACGGTCGCGTTCGGCTTCTTCGGCGTCCTCGCCGCCGGCCTCGCGGGCTGGGCGGTCGCGAGCAACGGACTACGCCCGGTGCGCCGGTTGAGCGCGTCGGTGGAGGAGATCGCGCGCACCGAGGACTTCACGCCGCTGGCCATCGAGGGCGACGACGAGGTGGCCCGGCTGGCCACGGCGTTCAACCACCTGCTGGTGGCGCTCGACGCGAGCCGGATCCGGCAGCGCCAGCTGATCGCCGACGCGAGCCACGAGCTGCGCACACCGCTCACCGCGTTGCGCACCAACATCGACCTGCTCACCATGACCGCCCGCAGCGCGGACGGCTTCGGCGGCCTGCCACCCGACGCGCGCGACGAGCTGCTCGACGACGTCCGCGCCCAGATCGAGGAGCTCACCACCCTCATCGGCGACCTCACCGAGCTCGCCCGCGACGAGCCGATGCCGGTCCAGGTCGAGCCGGTCGACCTCGCCGACGTGGTCGACCACGCCGTGCAACGCGTACGACGGCGCGCTCCCGGCCTCGAGTTCGAGGTCTTCACCCGCCCGTGGTGGGTGATCGGCGAGGCCGCCGAGCTGGAGCGCGCGGTGACCAACCTGCTCGACAACGCCGCCAAGTGGAGCCCCGAACGCGCCCTGGTGACGGTGCGCCTCAGCGACGGCGTCCTCACCGTCGACGACCAGGGCCCCGGGATCGCCGAGGGCGACCGGACCCGGATCTTCGACCGGTTCTGGCGCTCCGACGACGCCCGCACCATGCCCGGCTCGGGCCTCGGGCTGGCGATCGTGCGCCAGGTCGCCGAACGCCACTCGGGCTCGGTGCAGGCGACCGCCAACGCCAGCGGAGGCGCCCGCCTCGTGCTGAAGCTGCCCGGACGGGAGAACAACCCCCATGCCTGA
- a CDS encoding response regulator transcription factor, whose product MSARPVVPHRVLVVDDDRAVRESLRRSLAFNGYDVHLAGDGAEALAGIGAVAPDVVVMDVMMPKLDGLEATRALRAAGNDIPILVLTARDAVGDRVEGLDAGADDYLTKPFALEELLARLRALLRRVTPIEDGAEEEVLAFADLTMNVTTREVRRGSRPIELTRTEFTLLEMFLRRPRRVLDRSFILEEVWGYDFPTTANSLEVYVGYLRRKTEAEGEQRLIHTVRGIGYVLRATES is encoded by the coding sequence GTGTCCGCCCGTCCCGTCGTCCCACACCGCGTCCTCGTCGTCGACGACGACCGTGCCGTGCGGGAGTCGCTGCGCCGCTCCCTGGCCTTCAACGGGTACGACGTCCACCTGGCCGGCGACGGCGCGGAGGCCCTGGCGGGGATCGGCGCGGTCGCGCCCGACGTGGTCGTGATGGACGTGATGATGCCCAAGCTCGACGGGCTCGAGGCCACCCGGGCGCTGCGGGCGGCGGGCAACGACATCCCGATCCTGGTGCTGACCGCGCGCGACGCCGTGGGCGACCGGGTGGAGGGCCTCGACGCCGGGGCCGACGACTACCTCACCAAGCCGTTCGCGCTCGAGGAGCTGCTCGCGCGGCTGCGGGCGCTGCTGCGCCGGGTGACGCCGATCGAGGACGGCGCCGAGGAGGAGGTCCTCGCCTTCGCCGACCTCACCATGAACGTCACGACCCGCGAGGTGCGTCGCGGCAGCCGGCCGATCGAGCTGACCCGCACCGAGTTCACCCTGCTCGAGATGTTCCTGCGGCGCCCGCGACGGGTCCTCGACCGCAGCTTCATCCTCGAGGAGGTCTGGGGCTACGACTTCCCCACCACCGCCAACTCGCTCGAGGTGTACGTCGGCTACCTGCGCCGCAAGACCGAGGCCGAGGGCGAGCAGCGGCTGATCCACACCGTCCGCGGCATCGGGTACGTCCTGCGCGCGACGGAGTCCTGA
- a CDS encoding fructosamine kinase family protein, translated as MARQPVVAGRAEQLLGSAVVATAPVAGGDISTAVKLRLSSGRTAFLKTLSPAPPQFFAREAAGLRWLAEATPDGGVATPEVLAVDTDCLILDWVEAGRPNAEAAGSFGRALAATHACGAAGFGAEADGYIGRLPLPNRSLPTWAEFHAERRIAPYLKVLRDKDIVSSEDAALIETAATRAPSIVPEEPPARLHGDLWNGNVLWSAGDRVVVVDPAAYGGHREVDLAMLALFGLPQLPQVMAAYDEAHPLADGWEDRLGYHQLFPLLVHACLFGGQYGARAARVAQRYL; from the coding sequence ATGGCGCGCCAACCGGTCGTCGCCGGCAGGGCCGAACAGCTGTTGGGCTCGGCCGTCGTCGCCACCGCGCCGGTGGCGGGCGGCGACATCTCGACCGCCGTGAAGCTGCGCCTGTCCAGCGGGCGCACCGCCTTCCTCAAGACGCTCAGCCCTGCCCCACCGCAGTTCTTCGCCCGTGAGGCCGCGGGCCTGCGCTGGCTGGCCGAGGCCACGCCCGACGGCGGGGTCGCAACCCCGGAGGTGCTCGCCGTCGACACCGACTGCCTGATCCTCGACTGGGTCGAGGCCGGGCGGCCGAACGCCGAGGCCGCCGGCTCCTTCGGTCGCGCGCTCGCCGCGACCCATGCCTGCGGTGCCGCCGGATTCGGCGCCGAGGCCGATGGCTACATCGGCCGGCTGCCGCTGCCCAACCGCAGCCTGCCGACCTGGGCCGAGTTCCACGCCGAGCGCCGGATCGCGCCGTACCTCAAGGTCCTGCGCGACAAGGACATCGTCAGCTCCGAGGACGCCGCACTGATCGAGACGGCGGCCACCCGCGCGCCGTCCATCGTCCCGGAGGAGCCGCCCGCGCGGCTGCACGGCGACCTGTGGAACGGCAACGTGCTGTGGAGCGCCGGCGACCGGGTGGTCGTCGTCGACCCGGCGGCGTACGGCGGGCACCGCGAGGTCGACCTCGCCATGCTCGCGCTGTTCGGGCTGCCCCAGCTGCCGCAGGTGATGGCGGCCTACGACGAGGCGCACCCGCTCGCCGACGGCTGGGAGGACCGGCTGGGCTACCACCAGCTGTTCCCGTTGCTGGTCCATGCCTGCCTCTTCGGCGGGCAGTACGGCGCCCGCGCGGCGCGGGTCGCCCAGCGCTACCTCTGA
- a CDS encoding phage holin family protein, whose protein sequence is MATEPLREEPTIGRLIKDAQTDISTLIRKEIQLAKSELKVSVTAGGVGLGLVAAAGFLLVLAIIMLSVAIAYFINWNGQGLDLHWAFLIVFAFYVLLAALLVFLAIRSFKKVKAPERAIEQGSKIPAAFKGQA, encoded by the coding sequence ATGGCCACCGAACCGCTCCGCGAAGAGCCGACCATCGGACGTCTCATCAAGGACGCGCAGACCGACATCTCCACGCTCATCCGCAAGGAGATCCAGCTCGCGAAGTCCGAGCTCAAGGTCAGCGTCACAGCCGGCGGCGTCGGCCTGGGCCTGGTCGCCGCGGCGGGCTTCCTGCTGGTGCTCGCGATCATCATGCTCTCGGTGGCGATCGCCTACTTCATCAACTGGAACGGCCAGGGCCTCGACCTGCACTGGGCGTTCCTGATCGTCTTCGCGTTCTACGTGCTGCTGGCGGCCCTGCTCGTGTTCCTCGCGATCCGAAGCTTCAAGAAGGTCAAGGCCCCCGAACGCGCCATCGAGCAGGGCTCGAAGATCCCGGCCGCCTTCAAGGGCCAGGCCTGA
- the nhaA gene encoding Na+/H+ antiporter NhaA: MSEPQHHPDDLWRRGPVWTASERPLARYVARPLREFLHVESAGSVLLLAATVVALLWVNLPFDGWASAYDHFWHTPIALEIGDWRIEESLQHWVNDGLMTIFFFVVGLEIKYELVHGDLRDPRTAALPIVAAIGGMAVPALIYAAVVGGGDGAAGWGIPMATDIAFAVGVLGLLAPRIPSAARLFLLTLAIVDDIGAILVIAVFYTDDLSLGWLGAALALLAVMAALRAARVWAIPVYAALGLAVWFALLQSGVHATLAGVAVGLLTPAVALLRPSVATEYAVEGLRDNELDAEELHRLRFLIGESVPVVERLQTKLHPLSSYVVLPVFALANAGVALGDGVLGDALRAPVALGIAAGLVLGKPLGITLACFIAIRLGIGRMPEGTSWPQVVGIGTVAGIGFTVSLFIAGLSFPGSELLTAEAKVGILLASVLAAVVGVVLLLLSGRPAGQNGTAVASSPSPEPLPDSTRQN; the protein is encoded by the coding sequence GTGTCCGAGCCCCAGCACCACCCCGACGACCTCTGGCGCCGCGGCCCCGTCTGGACGGCGAGCGAACGCCCCCTGGCGCGGTACGTCGCCCGCCCGCTGCGGGAGTTCCTCCACGTCGAGTCGGCGGGCTCGGTGCTGCTGCTCGCGGCCACCGTGGTCGCGCTGCTGTGGGTGAACCTGCCGTTCGACGGCTGGGCGTCGGCGTACGACCACTTCTGGCACACGCCGATCGCACTCGAGATCGGTGACTGGCGCATCGAGGAGTCGCTGCAGCACTGGGTCAACGACGGGCTGATGACGATCTTCTTCTTCGTCGTGGGCCTGGAGATCAAGTACGAGCTGGTCCACGGCGACCTGCGCGACCCGCGCACCGCCGCATTGCCGATCGTCGCCGCGATCGGCGGCATGGCGGTCCCGGCGCTGATCTACGCCGCCGTCGTCGGTGGCGGCGACGGCGCGGCCGGTTGGGGCATCCCGATGGCCACCGACATCGCCTTCGCGGTCGGCGTGCTCGGGCTGCTCGCGCCGCGGATCCCCTCCGCGGCGCGGCTGTTCCTGCTCACCCTCGCGATCGTCGACGACATCGGCGCGATCCTGGTGATCGCGGTCTTCTACACCGACGACCTCTCGCTCGGCTGGCTGGGCGCCGCGCTCGCGCTGCTCGCGGTGATGGCGGCGCTCCGCGCCGCCCGGGTCTGGGCGATCCCGGTCTACGCCGCCCTCGGCCTCGCCGTCTGGTTCGCGCTGCTCCAGTCCGGCGTGCACGCCACGCTCGCCGGCGTCGCGGTCGGCCTGCTCACCCCGGCCGTCGCGCTGCTGCGGCCCTCGGTGGCCACGGAGTACGCCGTCGAGGGGCTGCGCGACAACGAGCTCGACGCCGAGGAGCTGCACCGGCTGCGCTTCCTCATCGGCGAGTCCGTGCCCGTCGTCGAACGACTGCAGACGAAGCTGCACCCGCTGTCGTCGTACGTCGTGCTGCCGGTGTTCGCCCTCGCCAACGCCGGTGTCGCGCTCGGTGACGGCGTCCTCGGCGACGCGCTGCGGGCGCCGGTCGCGCTCGGCATCGCCGCCGGCCTGGTGCTCGGCAAGCCGCTCGGCATCACTCTCGCCTGCTTCATCGCGATCCGCCTCGGCATCGGCCGGATGCCCGAGGGCACCTCGTGGCCGCAGGTCGTCGGCATCGGCACGGTCGCCGGCATCGGCTTCACCGTCTCGCTGTTCATCGCCGGGTTGTCCTTCCCCGGCTCCGAGCTGCTCACCGCGGAGGCCAAGGTCGGCATCCTGCTGGCGTCGGTGCTCGCCGCCGTGGTCGGCGTCGTCCTCCTGCTGCTGAGCGGGCGGCCGGCGGGTCAGAACGGGACGGCGGTCGCCAGCAGTCCCTCGCCGGAGCCCCTGCCGGACAGCACCCGGCAGAACTGA
- a CDS encoding maleylpyruvate isomerase family mycothiol-dependent enzyme, which translates to MSTTVKDRRTPRRPALDRSTAMALAADEYQRYADAVAALDADAWVRPTACTLWDVRQMTAHVVGMAEMAAGIREGARQRRIAGKDAAAKGIAFLDALTDVQVRERADHSPARLVEDVRGVGPRAVRGRRMVPGFLRRRDMGMPQEVQGVEESWTLGYLVDVILTRDTWMHRSDLAEATGTTMALTPGHDGVIVADVVAEWAGRHGRPYRLTLTGPAGGTWSSGDAGEELELDAVQFCRVLSGRGSGEGLLATAVPF; encoded by the coding sequence ATGAGCACCACCGTGAAGGACCGCCGGACCCCGCGCCGGCCCGCACTGGACCGCAGCACTGCCATGGCCCTCGCTGCCGACGAGTACCAGAGGTACGCCGACGCCGTCGCCGCCCTCGACGCGGACGCATGGGTACGACCCACCGCCTGCACGCTGTGGGACGTGCGCCAGATGACGGCCCACGTCGTCGGCATGGCCGAGATGGCCGCCGGGATCCGCGAGGGCGCGCGGCAGCGCCGGATCGCCGGCAAGGACGCGGCGGCGAAGGGGATCGCGTTCCTCGACGCGCTGACCGACGTCCAGGTCCGGGAGCGGGCCGACCACAGCCCGGCCCGGCTCGTCGAGGACGTGCGCGGGGTCGGCCCGCGGGCGGTCCGCGGCCGTCGGATGGTCCCCGGATTCCTCCGCCGCCGCGACATGGGCATGCCGCAGGAGGTGCAGGGCGTCGAGGAGAGCTGGACGCTGGGCTACCTCGTCGACGTGATCCTGACCCGCGACACCTGGATGCACCGCAGCGACCTCGCCGAGGCCACCGGCACCACGATGGCGCTCACGCCCGGACACGACGGGGTCATCGTCGCCGACGTGGTGGCGGAGTGGGCGGGGCGGCACGGCCGGCCGTACCGGCTCACGCTCACCGGCCCCGCCGGGGGCACGTGGTCGTCCGGGGACGCCGGCGAGGAGCTCGAGCTCGACGCCGTTCAGTTCTGCCGGGTGCTGTCCGGCAGGGGCTCCGGCGAGGGACTGCTGGCGACCGCCGTCCCGTTCTGA
- a CDS encoding TetR/AcrR family transcriptional regulator has product MVGNPTRNRIAERRAATRREILDAAWAQAREVGIASITLRDIARAVGMQPPSLYSHFDSKNAVYDAMYGEAWAQFEAHAARELQALPADPRAALRHMAGVFFDYAVADLARHQLMNQRTIPGFEPTPESYAPAVRVLDQGVTFLTGLGVSDRADIDIYISLIGGLIDQQLANDPGGDRFSRLLDRAIDMFADAVGLSPLPENRTTRRKAGTQR; this is encoded by the coding sequence ATGGTAGGCAATCCGACTCGCAATAGGATCGCCGAACGACGTGCGGCAACTCGTCGGGAGATCCTCGACGCCGCCTGGGCGCAGGCCCGGGAGGTCGGGATCGCGAGCATCACGCTGCGCGACATCGCGCGGGCGGTGGGGATGCAGCCGCCGTCGCTGTACTCCCACTTCGACTCCAAGAACGCCGTCTACGACGCGATGTACGGCGAGGCGTGGGCGCAGTTCGAGGCGCACGCGGCCCGCGAGCTCCAGGCCCTCCCGGCGGACCCGCGGGCGGCCCTGCGGCACATGGCCGGCGTCTTCTTCGACTACGCGGTGGCCGACCTGGCCCGGCACCAGCTGATGAACCAGCGGACCATCCCGGGCTTCGAGCCGACCCCGGAGTCCTACGCGCCCGCCGTCCGGGTCCTCGACCAGGGCGTGACCTTCCTGACCGGCCTGGGCGTCTCGGACCGGGCCGACATCGACATCTACATCTCCCTGATCGGCGGGCTGATCGACCAGCAGCTCGCCAACGACCCGGGTGGGGACCGCTTCTCGCGGCTGCTCGACCGGGCCATCGACATGTTCGCGGACGCCGTCGGACTGTCACCGCTCCCCGAGAACCGCACGACCCGCCGGAAGGCAGGTACCCAGAGATGA
- a CDS encoding PPOX class F420-dependent oxidoreductase — protein sequence MLHPVVWTALPQPLVEFWTERHLCTLSTLDRDGAPHAVAVGAVLDRELECAWVITDGGSQKAANLRRDGRLAVNQVDGARWSTIIGTAEVLSDAASVERACAQYAARYRTPRPNPNRVALRISVTRFLGSSQVLPRG from the coding sequence GTGCTGCACCCCGTCGTCTGGACCGCGCTCCCGCAACCGCTCGTCGAGTTCTGGACCGAGCGCCACCTCTGCACGCTGAGCACCCTCGACCGCGACGGCGCCCCGCACGCCGTGGCCGTCGGTGCCGTGCTCGATCGGGAGCTCGAGTGCGCCTGGGTGATCACCGACGGCGGCTCCCAGAAGGCCGCCAACCTGCGTCGCGACGGCCGGCTCGCCGTCAACCAGGTCGACGGTGCGCGGTGGTCGACGATCATCGGCACCGCCGAGGTGCTGAGTGACGCCGCATCGGTCGAGCGCGCCTGCGCGCAGTACGCCGCCCGCTACCGCACCCCGCGCCCCAACCCGAACCGGGTGGCGCTGCGGATCAGCGTGACGAGGTTCCTAGGGTCGTCGCAGGTGCTGCCTCGGGGCTGA
- the acs gene encoding acetate--CoA ligase — MSDQNAPSSTDQTLANLLKEDRRFEPPAELAANANVTAEAYAAASADREGFWAEQAERLSWDTKWDRVLDWDNPPFAKWYVGGKLNAAYNCVDRHVEAGRGDKVAIHWVGEPEGDTRDITYAQLKDEVSKAANALTDLGVGKGDRVAIYLPMIPEAVVTMLACARIGAPHTVVFGGFSADALASRLDDCQAKVVVTADGGYRRGTASALKPAVDEARTKTDVVEKVLVVRRTGQDLGEGSWDDAVDVWWHDAVDGASAEHTPEAFDAEHPLYVMYTSGTTGKPKGILHTTGGYLTGAAYTHNAVFDLKPETDVYWCTADIGWVTGHSYIVYGPLANGVTQVLYEGTPDAPGPGRWWKIIQDYKVSLFYTAPTAIRSFMKQGNEVPDQYDMSSLRILGSVGEPINPEAYVWYRHVIGGDRTPVVDTWWQTETGAIMISPLPGVTAGKPGSAMTAIPGIEADVVDDEGHPVPNGSGGYLVVTSPWPSMLRTIWGDDDRYVDTYWSRFKKEGYYFAGDGAKKDDDGDIWVLGRVDDVMNVSGHRLSTTEIESALVSHPKVAEAAVVGATDPDTGQAVVAYVILRNEAGDGGPDIVKELSDHVRKEIGPIAKPRQIMIVPELPKTRSGKIMRRLLRDVAEGRTVGDTQTLADASIMDLISAGQATSTED; from the coding sequence GTGAGCGACCAGAACGCCCCTTCCTCGACTGACCAGACCCTGGCCAACCTGCTGAAGGAAGACCGGCGTTTCGAGCCGCCGGCCGAGCTGGCCGCGAACGCCAACGTCACGGCCGAGGCGTACGCCGCAGCGTCGGCCGATCGCGAGGGCTTCTGGGCCGAGCAGGCCGAGCGGCTGTCGTGGGACACCAAGTGGGACCGGGTCCTCGACTGGGACAACCCGCCCTTCGCGAAGTGGTACGTCGGCGGGAAGCTGAACGCGGCGTACAACTGCGTCGACCGGCACGTCGAGGCCGGCCGCGGTGACAAGGTCGCCATCCACTGGGTCGGCGAGCCCGAGGGCGACACCCGCGACATCACCTACGCGCAGCTCAAGGACGAGGTCTCGAAGGCGGCCAACGCGCTGACCGACCTCGGCGTCGGCAAGGGCGACCGGGTCGCGATCTACCTGCCGATGATCCCCGAGGCCGTCGTCACGATGCTGGCCTGCGCCCGGATCGGCGCCCCCCACACGGTCGTGTTCGGCGGCTTCTCCGCCGACGCGCTGGCCTCGCGCCTCGACGACTGCCAGGCCAAGGTGGTCGTCACCGCCGACGGCGGCTACCGCCGCGGCACCGCCTCCGCGCTCAAGCCGGCCGTCGACGAGGCCCGCACCAAGACCGACGTGGTCGAGAAGGTGCTCGTGGTCCGTCGTACCGGCCAGGACCTGGGGGAGGGCTCCTGGGACGACGCGGTCGACGTGTGGTGGCACGACGCCGTCGACGGCGCCTCCGCCGAGCACACGCCGGAGGCCTTCGACGCCGAGCACCCGCTCTACGTCATGTACACCTCCGGCACGACCGGCAAGCCCAAGGGGATCCTGCACACCACGGGCGGCTACCTGACCGGCGCGGCGTACACCCACAACGCGGTGTTCGACCTCAAGCCCGAGACCGACGTCTACTGGTGCACCGCGGACATCGGCTGGGTGACCGGCCACTCCTACATCGTCTACGGGCCGCTCGCCAACGGCGTCACGCAGGTGCTCTACGAGGGCACGCCCGACGCCCCCGGCCCGGGCCGCTGGTGGAAGATCATCCAGGACTACAAGGTCTCGCTCTTCTACACCGCGCCCACCGCGATCCGCTCGTTCATGAAGCAGGGCAACGAGGTCCCCGACCAGTACGACATGTCCTCCCTGCGGATCCTCGGCTCGGTCGGCGAGCCGATCAACCCGGAGGCCTATGTCTGGTACCGCCACGTCATCGGCGGCGACCGCACCCCGGTCGTCGACACCTGGTGGCAGACCGAGACCGGCGCGATCATGATCTCCCCGCTGCCCGGCGTGACCGCCGGCAAGCCGGGCTCGGCGATGACCGCGATCCCCGGCATCGAGGCCGACGTCGTCGACGACGAGGGTCACCCGGTGCCCAACGGCTCGGGCGGCTACCTCGTCGTCACCTCGCCGTGGCCCTCCATGCTGCGCACCATCTGGGGCGACGACGACCGCTACGTCGACACGTACTGGTCGCGCTTCAAGAAGGAGGGCTACTACTTCGCCGGTGACGGCGCGAAGAAGGACGACGACGGGGACATCTGGGTCCTCGGCCGGGTCGACGACGTCATGAACGTCTCCGGCCACCGCCTCTCGACCACCGAGATCGAGTCCGCCCTCGTGTCGCACCCCAAGGTCGCCGAGGCCGCCGTCGTCGGCGCGACCGACCCCGACACCGGCCAGGCCGTCGTCGCCTACGTCATCCTCCGCAACGAGGCAGGCGACGGTGGACCGGACATCGTCAAGGAGCTGAGCGACCACGTCCGCAAGGAGATCGGCCCGATCGCCAAGCCGCGCCAGATCATGATCGTCCCCGAGCTGCCCAAGACCCGCTCGGGCAAGATCATGCGCCGCCTGCTGCGCGACGTCGCCGAGGGCCGCACCGTAGGCGACACCCAGACCCTGGCCGACGCCTCGATCATGGACCTGATCTCCGCCGGCCAGGCCACCTCGACGGAGGACTGA